Proteins encoded in a region of the Myxococcales bacterium genome:
- a CDS encoding ketoacyl-ACP synthase III, which yields MLQPASRILGTGHFLPPNVRTNHDIERMVDTSDQWIMERTGIRERRIASPEMVTSDMAAEAARAALTMAGLKASDLDMIIVGTVTPDMPMPATAVFVQQKIGAGHCPAFDISAACAGFLFGLTLADGVIRTGVAKHVLVIGVELLSRVVDWEDRTTCVLFGDGAGAAVFGPSEGKVDSLGRPRGVLASSIHSDGELAASLWIPGGGSRTPASADMLATKAHKVHMRGQDIFKVAIKSLYSASKAAVEKAGMTPDEVDWVCPHQANLRIIDQATTRLGVPKEKILVNLERVGNTSSASIPILLDESLRSGKVKEGDSVVMCALGAGVSWGGAVVRV from the coding sequence ATGCTGCAGCCCGCCTCCCGCATCCTCGGCACCGGCCACTTCCTGCCGCCGAACGTCCGGACGAACCACGACATCGAGCGGATGGTCGACACCTCCGACCAGTGGATCATGGAGCGCACGGGTATCCGCGAGCGGCGCATCGCCAGCCCCGAGATGGTCACGAGCGACATGGCGGCCGAGGCCGCTCGGGCCGCGCTCACGATGGCCGGCCTGAAGGCGTCCGACCTCGACATGATCATCGTGGGCACCGTCACGCCGGACATGCCCATGCCCGCGACCGCGGTCTTCGTTCAGCAGAAAATCGGCGCCGGCCACTGCCCCGCCTTCGACATCTCCGCCGCGTGCGCAGGCTTTCTGTTCGGCCTCACGCTGGCCGACGGTGTGATTCGCACCGGGGTCGCCAAGCACGTCCTCGTCATCGGCGTCGAGCTGCTCTCGCGCGTGGTCGACTGGGAGGACCGCACGACGTGCGTGCTCTTCGGCGACGGCGCCGGCGCCGCCGTGTTCGGCCCTTCGGAGGGTAAGGTCGACAGCCTCGGCCGCCCCCGCGGCGTGCTCGCGTCCAGTATCCACTCGGACGGCGAGCTCGCCGCCTCGCTGTGGATCCCGGGCGGCGGCAGCCGCACGCCGGCCTCGGCCGACATGCTCGCGACGAAGGCCCACAAGGTCCACATGCGCGGCCAGGACATCTTCAAGGTGGCCATCAAGAGCCTGTATTCTGCAAGTAAAGCCGCCGTGGAGAAGGCCGGCATGACCCCCGACGAGGTCGACTGGGTCTGTCCTCACCAGGCGAACCTCCGCATCATCGACCAGGCCACGACCCGCCTCGGCGTCCCGAAGGAGAAGATCCTCGTGAACCTCGAGCGAGTGGGCAACACCTCGAGCGCGAGCATCCCCATCCTCCTCGACGAGAGCCTGCGCTCCGGCAAGGTGAAGGAGGGCGACAGCGTCGTCATGTGCGCGCTCGGCGCCGGCGTCTCCTGGGGCGGCGCGGTCGTCCGCGTTTAG
- a CDS encoding VTT domain-containing protein has product MVPLVAVFAGVSVGAAFFRPELRALGEAFVRRFGYGGMALGAFLSDAFMSPIPPQFYILTSVAAGAPQGPSVAVICLSSVVAANVAYHVAGSLARVPLVRHRIERSRGLIDPLFARYGYYAVAVGAVLPVPFSLLCYLAGLYRVPYRLYAVLVLLRVPRLLVFYALIRLGWAP; this is encoded by the coding sequence GTGGTCCCGCTCGTCGCGGTGTTCGCGGGCGTGAGCGTGGGCGCTGCGTTCTTTCGCCCCGAGCTCCGCGCCCTGGGGGAGGCGTTCGTGCGGCGGTTCGGCTACGGCGGGATGGCCCTCGGCGCGTTCCTATCGGACGCGTTCATGTCCCCGATTCCTCCGCAGTTCTACATACTTACGTCAGTGGCTGCCGGCGCGCCCCAGGGGCCGTCGGTCGCCGTAATCTGCCTCTCGTCGGTGGTCGCGGCGAACGTGGCCTACCACGTGGCCGGCTCGCTCGCCCGCGTGCCCCTCGTTCGGCACCGCATCGAGCGCTCGCGGGGCCTCATCGATCCGCTCTTCGCGCGGTACGGCTACTACGCCGTCGCCGTCGGCGCGGTGCTGCCCGTCCCCTTCTCGCTGCTCTGTTATCTCGCGGGCCTCTACCGCGTGCCCTACCGCCTCTACGCGGTGCTCGTGCTCCTCCGCGTGCCCCGGCTGCTGGTGTTCTACGCGCTGATCCGCCTCGGCTGGGCTCCCTGA
- the fabD gene encoding ACP S-malonyltransferase has protein sequence MKTAWLFPGQGAQTVGMGRRLHEASAAAREVFAAADAALDEPLSAMIFEGPEEALTRTANAQPAIVTTSIATLAAVRERWPALPSPSYAAGHSLGEYSALVAAEALALPDAVRLVRARGRAMQEAVPEGAGAMAAIMGLDGETLEGLCKRAAADTGETVSCANFNAPGQVVIAGTQRAVARASALASEAKGKAIPLKVSAPFHCALMAPAATSVASELDRVVVNNLVFPVVANVDAKANREASRVKELLVRQVDGAVRWEQAVRLMHAEGVTHAVELGPGKVLAGLLKRIAKDVTVLSVSDPEGVEAVGPFLGLA, from the coding sequence GTGAAGACCGCGTGGCTCTTCCCCGGCCAGGGGGCACAAACCGTCGGCATGGGGCGTCGCCTGCACGAGGCTTCGGCGGCCGCGCGCGAGGTGTTCGCGGCGGCAGACGCGGCGCTAGATGAGCCGCTCTCGGCGATGATCTTCGAGGGCCCGGAGGAGGCGCTCACGCGCACCGCCAACGCGCAGCCCGCGATCGTCACGACGAGCATCGCCACGCTGGCCGCGGTGCGCGAGCGGTGGCCTGCCCTGCCGAGCCCGAGCTACGCCGCGGGGCACTCGCTCGGCGAGTACTCCGCCCTCGTCGCGGCCGAGGCGCTCGCCCTGCCCGACGCCGTGCGCCTCGTGCGCGCGCGCGGCCGCGCGATGCAGGAGGCCGTCCCCGAGGGCGCCGGCGCGATGGCGGCGATCATGGGCCTCGACGGCGAGACGCTCGAGGGCCTCTGCAAGCGAGCCGCCGCCGACACCGGCGAGACCGTCTCGTGCGCCAACTTCAACGCGCCAGGGCAGGTCGTCATCGCGGGCACCCAGCGCGCGGTAGCGCGCGCGTCGGCCCTCGCGTCCGAGGCCAAGGGCAAGGCGATCCCGCTCAAGGTGAGCGCCCCCTTCCACTGCGCCCTCATGGCGCCCGCGGCCACCTCGGTCGCGAGCGAGCTCGATCGCGTAGTGGTCAACAATCTTGTCTTTCCGGTGGTGGCGAACGTCGACGCGAAGGCGAACCGCGAGGCCTCGCGGGTGAAGGAGCTGCTCGTTCGCCAGGTCGACGGCGCGGTGCGCTGGGAGCAGGCCGTCCGGCTGATGCACGCCGAGGGCGTCACCCACGCCGTCGAGCTCGGGCCGGGCAAGGTGCTCGCCGGGCTCCTGAAGCGCATCGCGAAGGACGTGACCGTCCTCAGCGTGAGCGATCCGGAGGGCGTGGAGGCGGTCGGCCCGTTCCTCGGGCTCGCGTGA
- a CDS encoding 3-oxoacyl-ACP reductase FabG gives MFRLDGKVAIVTGGSRGIGRACCEALAAQGATVVVNYVRGEAAANEVVEGIVARGGKAEAAAFDIADTKASEAAIDAIAKRLGRLDILVANAGIAIDGLLLRLKDEDVSRMFDVNVKGSLACAKAATKVMMRAKTGRIIFVSSVIAEMGNVGQTAYAATKAALLGVTKSIAREFASRQITVNAITPGFIETDMTHAMPEAMKEQVLKAIPLGRIGAANDVAAACAFLASDEAAYMTGQVLRVNGGMYV, from the coding sequence ATGTTTCGACTCGACGGAAAGGTTGCGATCGTCACCGGCGGCTCGCGCGGCATCGGGCGCGCGTGCTGTGAGGCGCTCGCGGCGCAGGGCGCGACCGTGGTGGTCAACTACGTCCGCGGCGAGGCCGCGGCGAACGAGGTCGTCGAGGGCATCGTCGCCCGGGGCGGCAAGGCCGAGGCGGCCGCGTTCGACATCGCCGACACGAAGGCCTCGGAGGCCGCCATCGACGCTATCGCCAAGCGGCTCGGGCGCCTCGACATTCTCGTCGCGAACGCGGGCATCGCCATCGACGGGCTGCTCCTGCGCCTGAAAGACGAGGACGTGAGCCGCATGTTCGACGTGAACGTGAAGGGCTCGCTCGCGTGCGCGAAGGCCGCGACGAAGGTCATGATGCGCGCGAAGACCGGGCGCATCATCTTCGTCTCCAGCGTCATCGCCGAGATGGGGAACGTAGGGCAGACCGCCTACGCCGCCACGAAAGCCGCCCTCCTCGGCGTCACCAAGTCGATCGCGCGCGAGTTCGCGTCGCGTCAGATCACGGTGAACGCGATCACGCCCGGCTTCATCGAGACCGACATGACCCACGCCATGCCGGAGGCCATGAAGGAGCAGGTGCTGAAGGCCATCCCGCTCGGGCGCATCGGCGCCGCCAACGACGTCGCCGCCGCCTGCGCCTTCCTCGCGAGCGACGAGGCCGCCTACATGACCGGCCAGGTGCTCAGGGTCAACGGCGGCATGTACGTCTAG
- a CDS encoding DUF177 domain-containing protein, translating to MSPHEFSVPISSLDAGGKSFTFPIRPAWIRGAMEGCEVTPSERDGTLEVRLSPSGADVVAQGTLEADLVVPCARCLGPANISISNSFSVIFVPNASTARGDDEEIVGSEEGDTLPYDGETVVLDDFVRDELLLESPMIPLCSEGCPGMSPSLVSNGPEADPPSDPIDPRLLPLLRWKTPQKS from the coding sequence ATGTCCCCTCACGAGTTCTCCGTCCCCATCTCCTCGCTCGACGCCGGCGGCAAGAGCTTCACCTTCCCCATTCGCCCCGCGTGGATCCGCGGCGCGATGGAGGGGTGTGAGGTCACGCCCTCGGAGCGCGACGGCACCCTCGAGGTGCGCCTGTCACCGAGCGGCGCCGACGTCGTCGCCCAAGGTACGCTCGAGGCCGACCTCGTCGTGCCGTGCGCGCGCTGCCTCGGCCCTGCCAACATCTCGATTTCAAACAGCTTCTCGGTCATCTTCGTGCCAAACGCGTCCACGGCGCGCGGCGACGACGAGGAGATCGTGGGCAGTGAAGAGGGCGACACGCTGCCCTACGATGGCGAGACCGTCGTGCTCGACGACTTCGTCCGCGACGAGCTGTTGCTCGAGTCGCCGATGATTCCCTTGTGTTCCGAGGGCTGCCCGGGTATGAGCCCTTCCCTCGTTTCCAACGGTCCCGAGGCCGACCCGCCGAGTGACCCGATTGACCCTCGCCTTCTCCCGCTCCTGCGGTGGAAGACCCCCCAGAAGTCCTGA
- the rpmF gene encoding 50S ribosomal protein L32, producing the protein MAVPKRRTSRSKRNMRRANHDKVVPVQLIACSNCGEPSVPHRACGACGFYGGRSVKKTEAAG; encoded by the coding sequence GTGGCCGTCCCCAAGAGGCGAACCAGCCGATCCAAGCGCAACATGCGGCGCGCGAACCACGACAAGGTCGTCCCGGTGCAGCTCATCGCCTGCTCCAACTGTGGCGAGCCCTCGGTCCCCCACCGCGCCTGCGGCGCGTGCGGCTTCTACGGCGGACGCTCCGTCAAGAAGACCGAGGCCGCCGGCTGA